The following are encoded in a window of Roseimaritima ulvae genomic DNA:
- a CDS encoding DEAD/DEAH box helicase, which translates to MTPPTPRIEFHEGTLRLRGFDKRLLRQTLQGLTVKWDDRDDCFRCDALHSAEIRERLKRELPGPVDWDFSPDQDLRLVRRQPIQLRPDQLSAVEAFEQEGRRGLVVMPTGTGKTVVAIELILRAGTSTLIVVPVRDLMYQWHAKLLAATGVDCGLIGDGVHRVTPLSVTTYDSAAIHMPRIGGRFQMIVFDEVHHLAGAWRSDAAQMSAAAIRLGLTATLPGDRQRLQRLVELVGPVCYQQSIAEASGRSLAEYTVKRIAVPMNEQENQRYRALSHQVQRFVYEQRQRDEQFRWDDVYKLVGDTEHEPQLAAEAMLALRAFRGKSQIEERASGKLRLLEDLLRLHAGEPVMVFVGSNVMAREISLRFLVPCLLSHCRKQERRDLLEGFAEGRYPVLVANRVLDEGVDLPAVKVAIVLGGMASSRQAIQRLGRVLRKTASGQSAILYEVVTDSTKEVQRSRRRRRNEAFQHPSGRGDA; encoded by the coding sequence ATGACCCCGCCCACGCCGCGAATCGAGTTTCATGAGGGAACCTTGCGGCTACGTGGATTCGACAAACGTTTGCTGCGACAGACGCTGCAAGGCCTGACGGTTAAGTGGGATGACCGCGACGATTGTTTTCGCTGTGACGCGTTGCACAGTGCGGAAATTCGTGAACGCTTGAAACGCGAGCTACCCGGCCCCGTGGATTGGGATTTTTCTCCAGACCAAGATTTGCGGTTGGTTCGCCGGCAACCCATTCAATTGCGTCCCGATCAGTTATCCGCCGTGGAAGCCTTCGAGCAGGAAGGACGTCGGGGCTTGGTGGTAATGCCCACCGGCACCGGAAAAACCGTGGTCGCTATCGAGCTGATTCTGCGAGCCGGTACGAGCACCCTGATTGTCGTTCCGGTGCGAGATCTGATGTACCAATGGCATGCCAAACTGCTGGCCGCCACGGGCGTTGATTGTGGTTTGATCGGTGATGGAGTGCATCGGGTGACGCCGTTGTCTGTGACCACCTACGACAGCGCCGCGATTCACATGCCCCGCATCGGCGGACGTTTCCAGATGATTGTGTTCGACGAGGTGCATCATCTGGCGGGAGCGTGGCGCAGCGATGCCGCACAGATGTCGGCAGCCGCGATTCGCTTGGGACTGACGGCTACTCTGCCTGGCGATCGGCAGCGTCTGCAGCGACTGGTCGAGCTGGTCGGACCGGTCTGTTATCAGCAATCGATCGCCGAAGCCTCGGGCCGCTCGCTGGCCGAATATACGGTCAAACGGATCGCCGTCCCCATGAACGAACAAGAAAACCAGCGGTATCGCGCTCTGTCGCATCAGGTGCAACGGTTCGTTTATGAACAGCGTCAGCGCGACGAACAATTCCGCTGGGACGACGTTTACAAGTTGGTCGGAGACACCGAACACGAACCACAGCTGGCAGCCGAAGCGATGCTGGCTTTGCGGGCATTCCGCGGTAAGAGCCAGATCGAAGAACGGGCGTCGGGCAAACTGCGATTGCTGGAGGACCTGCTTCGCCTGCACGCCGGCGAACCGGTGATGGTGTTTGTGGGCTCCAATGTGATGGCTCGCGAAATCTCTTTGCGGTTCCTGGTGCCCTGTCTGCTCAGCCACTGCCGCAAACAGGAACGCCGCGATTTGTTGGAGGGATTTGCCGAGGGGCGTTATCCGGTGCTGGTCGCCAATCGTGTTTTGGACGAAGGCGTGGATCTGCCGGCAGTCAAAGTGGCCATCGTGCTGGGCGGGATGGCCAGTTCGCGGCAAGCCATCCAGCGCTTGGGCCGTGTGCTGCGAAAAACGGCCTCCGGGCAATCCGCCATTTTGTACGAGGTGGTCACCGATAGTACCAAAGAGGTGCAGCGCAGTCGCCGCCGGCGGCGCAACGAAGCTTTCCAGCATCCATCGGGACGCGGCGATGCTTAA
- a CDS encoding DUF1570 domain-containing protein: protein MRFVFMLVALSALAAPALAVEPNRTNTAAPARWPFEQQVGTFLVHSDYDITPRSPLLGQLADLKTELEQQLQIQIHDEQVHLILFAQHHNYRNYLRLYFPNIPDRQALFVKRRGPGMVFAYENKNMEVDLRHETTHALLNASLPYVPLWLDEGLAEYFEPPVERRAASSPHHRTVKLRALVGRVPDIVELEDIAGVGEMGAAQYRDAWSWVHFLLHESDQSRQVLVRFLRELQAHSPPGSLARRLAAEMPDYRKRYLKHFR from the coding sequence ATGCGTTTCGTTTTTATGCTCGTGGCTTTGTCGGCCCTCGCTGCGCCGGCTCTGGCCGTGGAACCCAATAGGACCAATACCGCCGCGCCGGCTCGTTGGCCCTTCGAACAGCAGGTCGGTACGTTTCTCGTCCATTCGGACTACGACATCACGCCCCGCAGCCCGTTGCTCGGTCAACTGGCTGATCTGAAAACCGAGCTGGAGCAGCAGCTGCAGATTCAGATTCATGACGAGCAAGTGCATCTGATCCTGTTTGCTCAGCACCACAACTACCGCAACTACCTGCGACTATATTTTCCCAACATTCCCGATCGTCAGGCGCTGTTTGTCAAACGCCGCGGACCTGGGATGGTGTTTGCCTACGAAAATAAAAACATGGAGGTCGATCTGCGGCATGAGACGACCCACGCACTGCTGAATGCGTCGCTGCCCTATGTGCCGTTGTGGTTGGATGAAGGACTGGCCGAATATTTCGAGCCTCCCGTCGAACGTCGTGCCGCCAGCAGCCCGCACCACCGGACTGTGAAGCTGCGAGCCCTGGTGGGGCGGGTGCCCGATATCGTCGAACTGGAAGACATTGCAGGCGTGGGCGAAATGGGAGCCGCGCAGTACCGCGACGCCTGGTCTTGGGTACACTTTCTATTGCACGAAAGCGATCAGTCACGCCAGGTGTTGGTCCGCTTTTTACGCGAATTGCAGGCGCATTCGCCACCCGGATCGCTGGCTCGGCGGCTGGCCGCCGAAATGCCGGACTACCGCAAACGCTATCTCAAACATTTCCGATGA
- a CDS encoding tyrosine-protein phosphatase: MAPTAPHETPAFVDIHCHLLPGIDDGSRSWEESLAMAQQMVDDGTDTVTVTPHQLGNYTATTGQTIRHRTHQLQQWLNANGVQLQVLPGADVRIDSDMIDRLRSGDCLSLADRRRHVLLELPHELYQPLEPVLEQLDRIGMVGILSHPERNRGIMRQPQVIESLVRAGCLMQVTADSFVGEFGNEPEQLGRYIVENGWCHFLATDAHGSKKRPPRLRRAFELAEQLVGRPLAEAMCCDNPRAVAEGRDIDALPAVRTNSNSGWLQQAAGFLFGRRAA; this comes from the coding sequence ATGGCTCCGACCGCACCCCACGAAACGCCGGCATTCGTTGACATCCACTGCCACTTGCTGCCTGGCATCGATGATGGCTCGCGCAGCTGGGAAGAGTCGTTGGCGATGGCCCAGCAGATGGTCGACGACGGTACCGACACCGTTACGGTAACGCCGCATCAGTTGGGCAACTATACCGCCACCACCGGACAAACCATCCGGCACCGCACCCACCAGTTGCAGCAGTGGTTGAATGCCAACGGCGTTCAGTTGCAAGTCTTGCCGGGCGCGGACGTGCGGATCGATTCGGACATGATTGACCGTTTGCGGTCGGGCGACTGCTTGTCGCTGGCCGATCGTCGCCGGCACGTGTTGCTGGAATTGCCGCATGAACTGTACCAGCCGCTGGAACCGGTGCTGGAGCAATTGGACCGGATCGGCATGGTGGGCATCCTTAGCCATCCCGAACGCAATCGCGGCATCATGCGGCAACCGCAGGTGATTGAATCGTTGGTCCGAGCCGGTTGTCTGATGCAGGTCACGGCGGATAGTTTCGTCGGCGAGTTCGGCAACGAACCCGAGCAATTGGGCCGTTACATCGTCGAGAACGGTTGGTGTCATTTTCTGGCCACCGACGCCCACGGCAGCAAGAAGCGTCCACCGAGATTGCGACGCGCTTTTGAGTTGGCCGAACAACTGGTGGGCCGGCCCCTGGCCGAGGCGATGTGCTGTGACAACCCGCGGGCGGTGGCTGAAGGACGAGACATCGACGCCTTGCCTGCGGTGCGTACCAACAGCAATAGCGGCTGGCTGCAACAGGCCGCAGGATTCCTCTTTGGACGCAGGGCTGCCTGA
- a CDS encoding DUF2752 domain-containing protein, translated as MSVSTSSSTLRASAQAGWFQRLVWCVSSVVLAGLLITAWRLSPDPEGMGTHQQLGLPPCTALVVWGVRCPACGMTTSWAHYTDGRWITSFLTNAGGFVFALMATVAAPVMGYLAIRGRVAPTWMVPMLAVVLVIALTITLVDWTLRLYV; from the coding sequence TTGTCTGTTTCGACTTCTTCCTCTACTCTCCGCGCGTCCGCACAGGCGGGTTGGTTCCAGCGATTGGTGTGGTGCGTCAGTTCAGTGGTGTTGGCAGGATTGCTGATCACCGCTTGGCGACTGTCCCCGGACCCCGAAGGTATGGGAACGCATCAACAACTGGGCTTGCCACCCTGCACGGCGTTGGTCGTCTGGGGAGTTCGTTGTCCGGCATGTGGAATGACCACATCCTGGGCACACTACACAGACGGTCGTTGGATCACCAGTTTCCTGACCAATGCGGGCGGCTTTGTGTTCGCCTTGATGGCGACCGTTGCCGCGCCGGTGATGGGATATTTGGCGATCCGAGGCCGGGTGGCACCAACTTGGATGGTGCCCATGCTGGCGGTCGTATTGGTGATTGCCCTGACCATCACATTGGTGGACTGGACGCTTCGCTTGTATGTCTGA
- the pgl gene encoding 6-phosphogluconolactonase — protein MSRQMHAFENKEALSRATCLAFIALARQTIEERGLFRVALSGGSTPQQLYEMLAETSLPWDRIHWFWGDERCVPHDHADSNYRMVREALLDPIGAADDTVFPVPVDVDDPAATAQRYEATLREQFAGQDAPQWDLALQGMGDDAHTASLFPETQAINETDRWFVENWVPKFDAHRFTLTAPAINSARNIWFLVSGVNKRKALDSVWNGPSQPAQVPSQLICPDHEGLVWWITHDVLT, from the coding sequence ATGTCTCGCCAAATGCATGCTTTTGAAAACAAAGAAGCGCTCAGTCGAGCGACTTGCCTGGCCTTTATCGCCCTGGCTCGGCAGACGATTGAAGAGCGAGGCCTGTTTCGCGTCGCTCTGTCGGGCGGTTCAACGCCCCAACAATTGTATGAGATGCTGGCGGAAACCTCCTTGCCCTGGGACCGTATTCACTGGTTCTGGGGCGATGAACGCTGCGTGCCGCACGACCACGCCGACAGCAACTACCGGATGGTTCGCGAAGCCCTGCTGGACCCGATCGGTGCGGCCGACGACACCGTCTTTCCGGTTCCCGTCGACGTGGATGACCCGGCCGCCACGGCCCAGCGATACGAAGCCACGCTGCGTGAGCAATTTGCCGGTCAAGACGCACCGCAATGGGACTTGGCTCTGCAAGGCATGGGTGACGACGCCCACACCGCGTCGCTGTTCCCCGAAACGCAAGCCATCAACGAAACGGATCGCTGGTTCGTGGAAAACTGGGTGCCAAAGTTCGACGCCCATCGTTTTACCCTGACCGCGCCGGCAATCAATTCCGCTCGCAACATCTGGTTCCTGGTCAGTGGCGTGAACAAACGCAAAGCGCTCGACAGCGTTTGGAATGGCCCGTCCCAACCCGCGCAAGTTCCCTC